Proteins encoded within one genomic window of Naumovozyma dairenensis CBS 421 chromosome 6, complete genome:
- the SPC98 gene encoding Spc98p (similar to Saccharomyces cerevisiae SPC98 (YNL126W); ancestral locus Anc_2.144), with the protein MDLEASLSPILEVLVPPTLSDLALRSLIKELSFFLKSSSRSNAHLQSILQVYSSQTPGNEENIACWERLENLLKPLCTIRNIDEIIKYLSVFQSLVFQNLNSSPTSRHQRGNSFQIPTMGHNNYNNNISMTSPQQYDPNVSMNSPTRPQSLYAESFENLDRFSDRRSLPSIYRGYQQQQNRHINQSNNLNNGPLVSLKTLSDQYYRSMLPEEDILRYASYTLLATTSHMFPMDYNSIQIPSNIPNSISALLHLIFEAGLLYQNLNAMVNNYNMKDVSPIKKSLLLQLNKELQIYTGFINNLITSNACNSLKSLYMELFDSISTLRIYFKFMNQFDITLGDAFLSTFHSWRSHGDLLVRKIATQLFDCTLSIYIDYLGNWLVFERLENNYNEFFIIKNTDTQKTPLDSYKLIHEKIPYFIPKDVAKKIFIIGKTYSFLIDFCKDLQFSNNLSKKYTIIYKNIFEHYNSESYNTVLNKLFESIENQYNEIVKYTNLLLCHKFHYHKMILTLKNLLLMGRSDFLDLLANKAVDILNPPSVSIQEYKLTNCLQEAVQYSSIASLYLNKEDNNFIINGLDARVLDMGHGSIGWDIFTLDYNISPPLSLIINVNRENGKKEYLRIFNFLWRSKKNSFFYNNEMLRTTHILKMFKRLKLTNPLIKDVTKKIAKLGILRSRLQNFNLCLESFCQYYIVEKEFQILLQKLNISDEGSNPIQINKKLKTKNTRLIETSSIPILKPKKSIFADDHTSTSTYGHDAGFDGDHLNIEQLEEIHNNFLSNIRSHKLLIANSTTNIGTYSKKAYPITLIIILETLFQFINSYSQLNDISEKLLIQFNLLDPVDLNNLLTEFSKSSIEVTRYYKVFLNQSHVFERDLKADNDEELIKLGRQIR; encoded by the coding sequence ATGGACCTAGAAGCTAGTCTGTCGCCAATTTTGGAGGTATTGGTTCCACCAACTTTATCTGATCTCGCACTTCGATCTCTAATTAAAGAACTATCATTTTTCttaaaatcatcatcacgTTCAAATGCACATTTACAATCAATTTTACAAGTATACAGTAGCCAGACACCGGGGAACGAGGAAAATATAGCATGCTGGGAAAGACTAGAAAACTTATTGAAACCTTTATGTACAATAAGGAATATTGAcgaaatcattaaatatcTTTCAGTTTTCCAATCGTTAGTGTTTCAAAACTTAAACTCATCTCCGACCTCAAGACATCAACGTGGTAATTCATTCCAAATACCGACTATGGGACATaacaattacaacaataatatttcaatgaCAAGTCCACAACAGTATGATCCAAACGTTTCAATGAATAGTCCCACTAGGCCTCAGAGTTTATATGCAGAATCGTTTGAGAATTTGGATCGTTTCTCAGACAGAAGATCTTTACCTTCAATATATAGAGGatatcaacaacaacaaaatagACACATCAATCAATCTAATAACCTTAATAATGGACCTTTAGTTAGTCTTAAAACTTTATCTGATCAATATTACAGGAGTATGCTCCCTGAAGAAGATATCTTAAGGTATGCATCATATACTTTATTAGCAACTACATCGCATATGTTCCCCATGGATTACAATTCCATTCAAATCCCTTCAAATATCCCGAACTCAATAAGTGCTCTGTTAcatttaatatttgaagCTGGTTTactttatcaaaatttgaatgCAATGgtaaataattataacaTGAAGGATGTTTCTCCTATAAAGAAATCATTGTTACTacaattgaataaagaaTTGCAAATATATACAGggtttattaataatttaattacCTCGAATGCttgtaattcattaaaatcGTTATATATGGAATTATTCGATTCCATATCCACActaagaatatattttaaattcatgAACCAATTCGATATAACACTAGGTGATGCATTCTTATCCACATTCCATTCATGGAGATCGCATGGGGATTTGTTAGTAAGGAAAATTGCCACTCAACTATTTGATTGCACattatctatatatattgattatCTAGGGAATTGGTTGgtatttgaaagattagaaaacaattataatgaattctttattattaaaaatactGATACACAGAAGACACCATTAGACTCATATAAACTAATTCATGAAAAGATCCCATATTTTATACCGAAAGATGTagcaaagaaaatatttatcattggCAAAACATATTCATTTCTGATAGATTTTTGTAAAGATTTACAATTCTCaaataatctttccaaaaaatatacaataatttacaaaaatatattcgaACACTATAATTCTGAGAGCTATAATACCGTCCTTAATAAACTTTTcgaatcaattgaaaatcaaTACAACGAAATTGTCAAATATACAAACCTTTTACTTTGCCATAAATTCCATTATCATAAGATGATATTaacattaaagaatttacTTTTGATGGGAAGATCGGATTTCTTAGATTTATTAGCTAACAAAGCAGTAGACATTTTGAATCCACCCTCTGTTTCCATCCAGGAATATAAACTAACTAATTGCCTACAAGAAGCTGTTCAATATTCATCCATTGcatcattatatttaaataaagaagataataatttcataatAAATGGATTAGATGCAAGAGTATTAGATATGGGACATGGATCCATTGGTTGggatatatttacattaGATTATAACATATCACCACCTCTATCCCTGATTATAAATGTTAACCGTGAAAATGGtaagaaagaatatttaagaATTTTCAACTTCTTATGGAGATCTAAAAAGAATTCAttcttttataataatgaaatgttAAGAACTACCCACATCTTGAAAATGtttaaaagattaaagCTAACGAATCCACTAATCAAAGATGTTACTAAAAAAATTGCCAAATTAGGTATATTGAGGTCGCGATTGcaaaattttaatttatgCTTAGAGTCGTTTTGCCAATATTATATCGTCGAGAAggaattccaaattttacttcagaaattgaatatatcaGACGAAGGTTCAAACCCAATTCAAATtaacaagaaattaaagacAAAGAATACAAGACTGATAGAGACATCATCAATACCTATTCTAAAACCTAAAAAGAGTATATTTGCTGATGATCACACATCTACTAGCACATATGGACATGATGCGGGATTTGATGGTGACCATTTGAATATTGAACAATTGGAAGaaattcataataatttcttaagCAATATTCGATCTCATAAACTTTTAATTGCAAACTCTACAACAAATATTGGAACATATTCGAAAAAGGCATACCCAATCACATTGATTATAATCTTAGAGACacttttccaatttattaattcatATTCTCAATTAAACGATAtttctgaaaaattattaatccAATTCAATTTACTGGATCCTgttgatttgaataatttattgaCAGAATTTAGTAAATCATCTATCGAAGTGACCAGATATTATAAAGTTTTCCTGAATCAATCACATGTGTTCGAAAGAGATTTGAAAGCTgacaatgatgaagaattaataaaattaggTAGACAGATCCGTTAA
- the NAF1 gene encoding RNA-binding snoRNP assembly protein (similar to Saccharomyces cerevisiae NAF1 (YNL124W); ancestral locus Anc_2.146), whose amino-acid sequence MSEDLFTKALENPAFNAETLQLELPEDDVDVSDISSSSEDEAPPPEEEKSSEPAEVNGTKKTEEEKEEGQEILEGDKADSSSDSENDINDSNSSSDDDDQDEDEDEDTEQLKDNVEIEDEDDDPSPSGPIRSKNELPDEPIPEIPSDYHITENTSITHIGVIHSVFDNNIIIHANLSGEKRVLKDGSIFCLEDRTLVGTLCEVFGQLQNPFYRVTLPTSENEKIASLKGKVGGKAFIVTPDAHWVDTFELRRNKGTDASNGFDEELPEEEQEFSDDEKEALYKKKKKDEKKRKNQDKNMENEDGCERPKPNKKRTNQRSNYVSDKQKTNYNQPTSLSGMSHVRYKSRTARTNFNDNHTRDYGRPAVVQNNNQFQGYPNQVINQQQQTFIPPPGFQYNPHVPPNPYNPMAGHPPISMPHPLMQHQPQSQHPYPINPTYYPPRPPLPGQNVQFMPPPQFNPAYLPQQQQQQQQHPVNMQNGNMNPVNQLHQLLLQQQQQQQQQNQHQHQHQHQQQGNSNEQQDNRNMYH is encoded by the coding sequence ATGTCGGAAGATCTTTTTACAAAAGCTCTCGAAAACCCTGCTTTCAATGCAGAAACTTTACAACTGGAATTACCGGAGGATGATGTAGATGTTAGTGATATTAGTTCATCCTCAGAGGACGAAGCTCCACCTCCAGAAGAGGAAAAATCAAGTGAACCTGCTGAAGTAAATGGGACAAAGAAAACGGAAGAGGAAAAGGAAGAGGGGCAAGAGATATTAGAGGGAGATAAGGCTGACTCTTCATCAGATtcagaaaatgatattaatgatagCAATAGTAGCtctgatgatgacgaccaagatgaagatgaggatgagGATACAGAACAACTTAAAGACAAtgttgaaattgaagatgaagatgacgatCCCAGTCCTTCAGGTCCAATAAGATCGAAAAATGAATTGCCAGATGAACCTATCCCTGAAATACCAAGCGATTATCATATTACAGAAAATACTTCTATCACTCATATTGGTGTTATTCATTCCGtctttgataataatattattatccatGCAAATTTGTCAGGTGAAAAAAGGGTGTTAAAAGATGGCTCCATATTCTGTTTAGAGGATCGTACTTTAGTTGGTACATTATGTGAAGTATTTGGTCAATTACAAAATCCTTTTTATAGAGTGACTTTACCCACATCAGAAAACGAGAAAATTGCAAGTTTGAAGGGGAAAGTAGGTGGAAAGGCGTTTATTGTCACACCAGATGCACACTGGGTTGATACTTTTGAACTTAGAAGGAATAAAGGTACTGATGCTTCTAATGGGTTTGATGAAGAACTtccagaagaagaacaagaattctctgatgatgaaaaggaagctctttacaagaagaagaaaaaagacGAAAAAAAGAGGAAGAATCAAGATAAGAATATGGAAAATGAGGATGGTTGTGAACGGCCCAAACCTAACAAGAAAAGGACAAATCAAAGAAGTAATTATGTATCTGATAAACAGAAAACCAATTATAATCAACCAACATCTTTGTCTGGAATGTCCCATGTAAGGTACAAGTCACGTACTGCTCGTactaatttcaatgataatCATACAAGAGATTATGGTAGACCAGCAGTAgtacaaaataataaccaGTTTCAGGGATATCCAAATCAAGTTATTAATCAGCAACAGCAAACGTTTATACCCCCACCAGGATTTCAATATAATCCTCATGTTCCTCCAAATCCATATAACCCAATGGCTGGCCATCCTCCGATAAGTATGCCACACCCATTAATGCAACATCAACCGCAATCACAACATCCATATCCTATCAATCCAACATATTATCCACCTCGACCACCACTTCCCGGTCAAAATGTGCAATTTATGCCGCCTCCTCAATTCAATCCAGCATATCTACcccaacaacaacaacaacaacaacaacatccAGTAAATATGcaaaatggaaatatgAATCC